Genomic DNA from Fimbriimonas ginsengisoli Gsoil 348:
TCACCCTCCTATAACCGGTTGCCGGGCAAAAGGTTCATTGGACGGGCAAGGCGTTGGGCGTTGGGCGTTTGGAATAGGGTAATGCCCAGAAGCTAGTCAACGCCTCAACGCCTCAATACCGTAACACCCTCCCCCCCGGTATCCTTCTCCGCATGGCAATCCTGGTCGACAAGGACACGCGGGTTATTGTGTGCGGCATGACGGGCCGCGAAGGTGGCTTTCACACTCAGCAGATGATTGAGTACGGGACTCAGATCGTGGGAGGCGTGACGCCGGGCAAGGGAGGCACGGAATTCCTTGGCAAACCGGTCTTCGACACCGTCCAAGAAGCGGTCGATGCGACCGGGGCCAACTCCAGCATCATCTTCGTCCCGCCCCCCTTCGCCGCCGACTCGGTGCTCGAATGCGAAGCCGCCGGAATCCCGTTCGCCTCGCTGATCACGGAGGGTATCCCCACGCAAGACATGGTCCGTGTCGTAAACCGGCTCAGGACGAACGGAACGACCCGCTTACTCGGCGGCAATTGCGCCGGAATCATCACCCCCGGCGAGTGCAAGATGGGGATCATGCCGGGACACATCTTCTGCGAGGGTCCCATCGGCCTCGTTTCCCGTTCCGGCACCCTCACCTACGAGATCGTTTGGGAGATGACCCGCGCCAAGCTCGGTCAGACCACCTGCGTCGGTATCGGCGGCGACCCTCTACCCGGCACCCGGTTCATCGAAGTGATGGAGATGTTCGAGAACGACCCCAAAACGACCGCCGTGGTGATGATCGGTGAAATCGGAGGAAGCGACGAAGAGACCGCCTGCGAATTCATTAAGACCATGAAGAAGCCGGTCGTCGGCTTCATCTCGGGCCGCACCGCTCCTCCCGGTAAGCGAATGGGCCACGCCGGCGCTATCATCTCCGGCAATAGCGGCACCGCCCAAAGCAAAGTCGACGCCTTTCTCGCCGCCGGCGCGGCCGTCGCCGATCGCACGAGCGACGTTCCCAGATTGCTCCGCGAGAAAATGTCCTCCTAAGCGATGCCCTTCCGAATCGTTGAAGGCGACCTCCTCGACCAATCGGTAGAGGTGATCGTGAACGCGTGGAATCGAAACACCATCCCTTGGTGGCTCCTTCTTCCGCAGGGCGTCAGTGGAGCGATCAAGAAGCGCGGTGGTACCGCGCCCTTCCGCGAGCTTGCCAAGCATGGCCGGCTCCGGTTGGGGCAGGCGGTTGCGACGTCCGCCGGGCGACTGCCATACAAGGCGATCATTCACGTGGCCGGCATCGACGATTTCTGGCGCGGAAGCGAAAAGTCGATCCGTGAGTCGGTGCGAAACGCACTGGCGTTGGCGAACAGCCGCGGTTGGAACAGCTTCGCTTTCCCGATTCTCGGCGCCGGCTCGGGCGGTTTCGATGCCGAAACCGCCGAGCGGATCATGAGCGAAGAGTTGGAGAGAGCCCCCGCCGAACTCGATATCGTCCTTGTTCGGTACAGGAAGCCCTGAGACTTTATTTCGCTGCCAGCGCCTCCTTCACGGCTTTGTCGAGATTGGGCGGCTCGACCGCGCGGATGAACCCTTTTCGGTCGATGACGATGACCGTGGGATAGAACTCGACGTGATACGCCTTGAGCGTCGCCATATCCTTGTCCTCACAGATAGGATAGGGGAGCTTGTTCTCCTTCACGCACTGGTCGCGCTTGGCGACGTCTTTGTCCGAATGAATTCCGATAAGGACCAAGCCTTGGCCCTTGTAGCTTCCATAAACCTTTTTTAGTTCAGGCATGGAAGCCTTGCAAGGCCCTCACCAGAAGGCCCAGAAATCGAGAACGACGACTTTGCCTTTGAGCTTGTCGAGGGAGAGGGGGGCGCCCTTGGTATTCAACCAATGGCCAACTTGGAGCGCCGGTGCGGGCTTTCCAACCGGCGACGGCCCCTTCTGCTGCCCCGCAGCCAAGCTCAAGGAAGCCAGGAGCAGAATAAGCGATGCGATTTTTGTGCGCATCCAGATAGTGTACGTCCTTCGCGAGTTTATTCGTCTGCCGGCGCCGAGCGGCGAAGTTGAGGAAAGCGGGCGAAGTCGGCGTCGAAGGTTACGAACAAACCGTCTTGATCGATGGCAAGTGCCGCGAGCATAACGTCGCTTACGCCCTTTCCAAGCACCCCAGATTCCATTAGACTTTCGAACACGCCCCAAAACCTCTTGCTTGGTGCAATCGAGGTCGCAGATGGAGCTGACCGGAGAGTCTCGATGTAGTTGAGGGCATCCTGCACCTTGGCCGGAGGTTTGAATATTCGCGGGTCAGTTGAAATTCGGACTACCGATACGAGAACTGGCTCCCATAGAGCCACGGGCTCCGATCCCTGGAGCACCCTTGTAAGCCACCGGCTTGCAACTTCGTAGTCGGCCATGCCCGGAGACATCGCTTGGAGAAGAACGTTGACGTCCGGGAAGATCATCGGACTTTATTGATGTCCCCGTGTTCGTCCAACTCCAACCGGTCGAGGTAGTCGAGCACTTCGCTAGTTTTGTGGATATTGACGTTGGTGGGTAATACGCACTTACCCATCTGGACAGACGGCAACTCAAACTTTTCTGACCGCACGCTGGGTCCGGTTAGGTAAGTGCGGGCAGCTTCCGCAACCACGTCCGAGATCGACGAGCGGCTCTCGGCGGCTCGTAGCCGGATTCGGTCGTAGAGCGATTCCTCGATCATCAACGTCGTCTTCTTTTTCGCCACGCCGTAATTATGGCATGCCATAATTACGGCGTGTGGGAACGTTATTTCGACAACGCAGCTACGACCCCCGTCGATCCCCGCGTGCTTGACGAGATGCTTCCCTACCTGCGCGACGATTTCGGTAACGCCAATTCGATCCATGGATTCGGTCAGCGAGCTATGGCGGCGGTCGACCTGGCGCGAGAGCGTGTCAGCAACTTGATTGGTGCAGAGGACCCTGGCCAAATCGTCTTTACCTCCGGCGCCACGGAGGCGAATAACTGGGTAATTTCCGCCTTCTCCAACGGGGCAATCTCACCATTCGAGCACAGCGCCGTTCGCGAACCTGCCCTCCGTAAGGGCATGAAGCTGCTTGCCAACGATGATTTCGTTTTGTTTCCTCCTACCGAAACCCTCGAATTGATTTCGGTGATGTGCGTGAACAACGAGATCGGAACGACTTGGAACGCGGCCGACTTCCGATCCTATGCCACCCACATTCACAGCGACATGACCCAGCAACTGGGTAAGACGCCGATTCTCCTCGACGGCATCGACTACGCCTCGTTCAGCAGCCATAAAGCCTATGGCCCAAAGGGGGTTGGCGCCCTCTACTTCGAAACGGCCCCTCCTTACCCATTTCAAATCGGCGGCGAACAAGAGCACGGCTATCGGGCAGGCACCCTAAACGTGCCGGGCATCGTGGGCTTCGGCGCGGCGTGTGCGATCGCGGCAGATGAACAGGAACAGAATTTTCACCATGCGGCGCGGCTTCGCTCCGTCCTGTTGGAGGAACTGGGGAACGGCGGTCGGTGGCAAATCAACGGCGAAGGGGCTCCCGGCGTGCCCCACATCCTGAGCATCTCGTTTGACGGCATCGAAGGCGAGACCTTGGTGGTAGAAGCCGACCAAGCGGGGTTCGCGATTAGCGCGGGAGCTGCTTGTAGCTCCCGGTCGACGGAACCAAGCCATGTGCTCACGGCGTTAGGCTTTGAGGAATCTCGGCTAAGGGGAACAGTCAGAATTTCCTTCGGTAAATTCAATTCTGTGGACTCTGTAACCGAACTTGCCAAAACGTTGAGGCATTCCGTAGAAAAGCTTCGTAGAATGATGTAGTTGGGGTAAAGGGCGCAACGTTTTGGGTCCTTTCCCTCGTCTAATGCTCTTAGTTGACTCGATTTGGTCCCGAAAAGGGCGTTCTCTGCCGAACGCTCACCCGTCTCTTGGAATTTACTCCTTGACGGCGGGCTCGAATCGTGTTAAGGTGCCGTCTTGGAAGGGTCCTCGATGACGCTACAAATACCAGTTTTCGACACTCAGGCGTTTTCGGGACAGTTCGAGAAAGAACGTTAGGAAGGGCCTCACGACATGGAAGTTCTCCGGGAACTTCGGAGGTTAAGACACAGCATGCCAGCAGACAACGGGTTAGCCACACAGCCAAGACGCGGACGCGCCATTACGGTGCGCACTCCGGGTCGTCACTCCTATGTGGAGGCTGGGGCGGCCCCCGTCACGGACGATCCAGCGGCAGAACCGGCGGATGACGATCTTCTTGAATTAGACGCCGCGGAAGAAGAGGCCGAAGAGTCCGAAGAAACCCCCAGGGTTCACGACGACTCCGAGGAGCTCGAGATGTGGATGCGGCAGACCCGCCGCGCCCAGCTCCTTACTCCCGAACAGGAAGTCGACCTCGCCCGAAAGGTGCAGGCCGGCGACATGTACGCGAAGAAGGTGCTCATCGAGAGCAACCTCCGGCTCGTGGTGTCGATCGCCAAGAAGTACAACGCCCGCGGTATTCCGCTCGCGGACCTGATCCAAGAGGGGAATCTCGGCCTTATTCGCGCCGTCGAGAAGTTCGACTGGCGCAAGGGGTTCCGCTTCAGCACCTACGCAACGTGGTGGATTCGCCGCGCCATCGCCCGCGCCATCATCAACCAGGGACGCACCATCCGCATCCCGGTTTATGTGGCCGAGCTGATCAATAAGGTCGTTAAAACCGCCAGCCGCCTCCAACAGGAGCTGCAGCGGGAGCCGACCGAAGACGAGATCAGCCGCGAGGTTGGGCTGTCGGTAGACCGTGTACGCGAAATGATGCGCGTGGCAGTGGAGCCGATTTCGCTCGAAACCCCGGTCGGTGAGAAAGACAATTCGTCCATCGGAGACTTCGTCCAGTCGCAGAACATGCCCAGCCCGGGCGACGTGACTTGGACGCTGATCCGGCGGGAAGAGATCGATGGCATCCTCGGTCGGCTCACGAGCCGCGAGCGAGACGTCGTTCGCCTTCGCTTCGGTCTCGACGACGGCCGCAGCCGCACCTTGGAAGAGGTCGGCAGCGAGTTGAACGTCACCCGTGAGCGCGTTCGGCAAATCGAGCTCCGAGCGATGAAGAAGCTTCGCCACATCGGCCAGGAGCTAACTTCGCAAGGATTCACCATCACGCCCACCCCCACGTAATCGCATCGTCGATCGTGGCTACCGCGGCCCGGCATCCATTCGGATGCCGGGCCGTTTAACGTTTCCCTTCTCCGGGTGGCGATCCGGCCTATCGGTCGAAAATCTGAAATCTTTAGGAGGATTCTCGATAACTAACTCGGTTAAGTAAAAAATCCTGTTAGTTTAACTAGCTACCTAAAGGGGGACAAACTGCCTAGCTTGTCCAAACCGATAATAAGAACGGGTCTGTAACCGAACCGTCGATCCGTTCGATTTATCCCCTTGAGAATTTATGGAGCTTCAAATTCGGAGAGAATTTTCAATGGTGAGAATGCCCGCCGCACGTTTGGCTTGCCTCGTCGTCGCTTTCGGATGCGCCGGTGCGGCCTCCGCCCAGTCCGCAACCACTGACTCGGTTATCGCGAAGGCGCT
This window encodes:
- the sucD gene encoding succinate--CoA ligase subunit alpha translates to MAILVDKDTRVIVCGMTGREGGFHTQQMIEYGTQIVGGVTPGKGGTEFLGKPVFDTVQEAVDATGANSSIIFVPPPFAADSVLECEAAGIPFASLITEGIPTQDMVRVVNRLRTNGTTRLLGGNCAGIITPGECKMGIMPGHIFCEGPIGLVSRSGTLTYEIVWEMTRAKLGQTTCVGIGGDPLPGTRFIEVMEMFENDPKTTAVVMIGEIGGSDEETACEFIKTMKKPVVGFISGRTAPPGKRMGHAGAIISGNSGTAQSKVDAFLAAGAAVADRTSDVPRLLREKMSS
- a CDS encoding macro domain-containing protein; amino-acid sequence: MPFRIVEGDLLDQSVEVIVNAWNRNTIPWWLLLPQGVSGAIKKRGGTAPFRELAKHGRLRLGQAVATSAGRLPYKAIIHVAGIDDFWRGSEKSIRESVRNALALANSRGWNSFAFPILGAGSGGFDAETAERIMSEELERAPAELDIVLVRYRKP
- a CDS encoding TlpA family protein disulfide reductase — translated: MRTKIASLILLLASLSLAAGQQKGPSPVGKPAPALQVGHWLNTKGAPLSLDKLKGKVVVLDFWAFW
- a CDS encoding TA system VapC family ribonuclease toxin — protein: MIFPDVNVLLQAMSPGMADYEVASRWLTRVLQGSEPVALWEPVLVSVVRISTDPRIFKPPAKVQDALNYIETLRSAPSATSIAPSKRFWGVFESLMESGVLGKGVSDVMLAALAIDQDGLFVTFDADFARFPQLRRSAPADE
- a CDS encoding ribbon-helix-helix protein, CopG family, producing the protein MAKKKTTLMIEESLYDRIRLRAAESRSSISDVVAEAARTYLTGPSVRSEKFELPSVQMGKCVLPTNVNIHKTSEVLDYLDRLELDEHGDINKVR
- a CDS encoding cysteine desulfurase family protein, encoding MWERYFDNAATTPVDPRVLDEMLPYLRDDFGNANSIHGFGQRAMAAVDLARERVSNLIGAEDPGQIVFTSGATEANNWVISAFSNGAISPFEHSAVREPALRKGMKLLANDDFVLFPPTETLELISVMCVNNEIGTTWNAADFRSYATHIHSDMTQQLGKTPILLDGIDYASFSSHKAYGPKGVGALYFETAPPYPFQIGGEQEHGYRAGTLNVPGIVGFGAACAIAADEQEQNFHHAARLRSVLLEELGNGGRWQINGEGAPGVPHILSISFDGIEGETLVVEADQAGFAISAGAACSSRSTEPSHVLTALGFEESRLRGTVRISFGKFNSVDSVTELAKTLRHSVEKLRRMM
- a CDS encoding sigma-70 family RNA polymerase sigma factor; this encodes MRTPGRHSYVEAGAAPVTDDPAAEPADDDLLELDAAEEEAEESEETPRVHDDSEELEMWMRQTRRAQLLTPEQEVDLARKVQAGDMYAKKVLIESNLRLVVSIAKKYNARGIPLADLIQEGNLGLIRAVEKFDWRKGFRFSTYATWWIRRAIARAIINQGRTIRIPVYVAELINKVVKTASRLQQELQREPTEDEISREVGLSVDRVREMMRVAVEPISLETPVGEKDNSSIGDFVQSQNMPSPGDVTWTLIRREEIDGILGRLTSRERDVVRLRFGLDDGRSRTLEEVGSELNVTRERVRQIELRAMKKLRHIGQELTSQGFTITPTPT